One genomic segment of Actinomycetota bacterium includes these proteins:
- a CDS encoding type III polyketide synthase: MVAAAITGFGSAFPDHLIDQQEAWEKFFANHYADVPVAEKVWNATGVATRHGVIDPTHEDISLWSTGERMQRFTREAMPLGASAIEDSLAQAGVAPGDVDLLTAVSCTGYATPGIDILLARDLGMPSSTERVHVGHMGCYAAIPALGVVQDAAVARGKVGVLLCLELASLHVQPATDEIGQVVAHALFADAAAAITVEPGATGLEVVDVIARTDANEADKMTWDVTDHGFRMGLSPQVPDVLGRHVHDVVSELLARHQLRTQDVRAWAVHPGGPKIVDVVGEQLALTDDQLSLSRQVLSECGNCSSATVLLILQRIFDQDDLDEGDFVVAMAFGPGLTLYATLLRQTTSRR, encoded by the coding sequence ATGGTAGCGGCTGCCATAACCGGATTCGGCAGCGCCTTTCCGGATCACCTGATCGATCAGCAGGAGGCGTGGGAGAAGTTCTTTGCGAACCATTACGCCGACGTGCCGGTCGCGGAGAAGGTGTGGAACGCGACGGGAGTTGCGACCCGCCACGGCGTGATCGACCCCACCCACGAAGACATCAGCCTGTGGTCGACCGGAGAGAGGATGCAGCGCTTCACGCGAGAGGCGATGCCGCTGGGTGCCTCGGCCATCGAGGATTCTCTGGCGCAAGCGGGGGTCGCGCCTGGGGATGTGGATCTCCTTACCGCTGTCTCCTGCACCGGATACGCGACCCCCGGGATCGACATCCTCCTCGCGCGCGACCTCGGGATGCCGTCTTCAACCGAACGGGTGCATGTAGGCCACATGGGTTGCTACGCAGCGATCCCGGCCCTGGGGGTCGTCCAGGACGCTGCGGTGGCGCGAGGCAAGGTTGGAGTTCTGCTGTGCCTCGAGCTAGCCAGCCTGCACGTGCAGCCGGCCACCGATGAGATCGGTCAGGTCGTCGCCCACGCGTTATTCGCCGACGCCGCGGCCGCGATCACCGTCGAGCCAGGCGCGACAGGTCTCGAGGTGGTCGACGTGATCGCACGTACAGACGCCAATGAAGCAGACAAGATGACATGGGATGTCACGGACCATGGCTTCCGCATGGGGCTTTCGCCACAGGTCCCCGACGTTCTGGGACGGCACGTGCACGACGTGGTGTCAGAGCTGTTGGCGCGGCATCAGCTGCGGACGCAGGACGTCCGAGCTTGGGCCGTCCACCCGGGGGGGCCGAAGATAGTCGATGTGGTAGGCGAGCAGCTCGCGCTGACGGACGACCAGTTGTCGTTGTCTCGTCAGGTGCTCAGCGAATGTGGCAATTGTTCATCTGCGACGGTGCTCTTGATCCTGCAACGGATCTTCGATCAGGACGATCTCGATGAAGGAGACTTCGTGGTAGCTATGGCGTTTGGACCCGGTCTCACCCTTTACGCCACGCTGCTGCGCCAGACGACGTCGCGGCGATGA
- a CDS encoding acyl-CoA/acyl-ACP dehydrogenase, giving the protein MDAVAKAQRIAPLLRKRAEQYDAVAEFPSQDLEDIRTEGLLSLLVPQELGGIGATFEDYVQVAMALASGSGSTALIFNMHACVTGALATLPRQLLENLGVDQSFFVVRDDILRRAVDGAAYGVAITEKEAGSRLTALRTEYGRDGNGYWIRGHKSVCSGAGHLDGYLVAARSSATDGGDAAVSYFLVPRGPGIEVHETWDPLGMRATASNELDLDVRVPSDALLGGMEGLVLPLAHLMPQWLVASYAAVYVGLARAAVDEAVAYVNERVVVGRRGGLSDLPLVRARLGRADTDVEAARLVLEEASRRIDAAPGEPDTNRWIYRAKLAAGDVAMTVAATVSEACGLGALRRGSALERIFRDARSGAIMPPSSDVCANYLGTVSLGLDPITQGGNPW; this is encoded by the coding sequence ATGGACGCTGTAGCCAAGGCGCAGAGGATCGCGCCGCTCTTACGTAAGCGTGCGGAGCAGTACGACGCAGTGGCAGAGTTTCCGAGCCAGGATCTCGAAGACATCAGGACCGAAGGGCTGCTCTCGTTGCTCGTGCCCCAGGAGCTCGGGGGGATAGGCGCAACCTTCGAGGACTACGTGCAGGTTGCTATGGCTCTCGCCTCCGGAAGTGGTTCAACAGCGCTGATCTTCAACATGCATGCGTGCGTTACCGGCGCGTTGGCGACTCTGCCGCGCCAGCTCCTCGAGAACCTCGGCGTTGACCAGTCGTTCTTCGTGGTCCGAGATGACATCCTGCGGCGAGCTGTGGACGGCGCCGCGTACGGCGTCGCGATCACCGAGAAGGAGGCGGGATCAAGGCTCACCGCCTTGCGGACCGAGTACGGACGCGACGGTAACGGTTACTGGATCAGGGGTCACAAGTCGGTTTGTTCAGGGGCCGGTCATCTCGACGGTTACCTGGTCGCCGCACGCAGTTCGGCTACAGATGGCGGCGATGCGGCCGTGTCCTACTTCCTGGTCCCGCGGGGCCCGGGGATCGAAGTGCATGAGACGTGGGACCCGCTCGGGATGCGCGCGACCGCGAGCAACGAGCTCGATCTCGATGTCCGTGTTCCTTCTGATGCTCTGCTGGGTGGCATGGAGGGCCTCGTCTTGCCGCTCGCTCACCTCATGCCGCAATGGCTGGTGGCGTCCTACGCCGCCGTCTATGTAGGGCTGGCGCGCGCGGCGGTAGACGAAGCGGTCGCCTACGTAAACGAGCGAGTGGTCGTCGGCCGACGCGGCGGTCTCTCAGATTTGCCGTTGGTTCGAGCTCGTTTGGGGCGGGCAGACACAGATGTCGAGGCGGCCCGATTGGTTCTCGAGGAGGCATCGCGCAGGATCGATGCAGCACCGGGCGAACCGGACACGAACAGGTGGATCTACAGAGCCAAACTCGCGGCGGGTGACGTCGCCATGACGGTCGCAGCGACGGTTTCAGAAGCATGTGGGTTGGGTGCACTGCGTCGTGGCTCCGCGCTCGAGCGCATATTCCGCGACGCCAGGTCGGGAGCGATAATGCCGCCGTCCTCCGATGTCTGCGCCAACTACCTGGGCACGGTGTCGCTGGGGCTCGACCCCATCACACAAGGAGGTAACCCATGGTAG
- a CDS encoding methyltransferase domain-containing protein: MSRPRNDLRQYDDLQDQWWRPDGAFAALHWLARSRAELIPDAKRQGAVLLDLACGGGLLAPLVTGYRHIGLDAVASALRVAVQHGLTGVRGDVHHLPFRSACADVVVAGEIFEHIADVEKMIDEIARVLRPGGIVIFDTLNDTRWSRFSMVSVGERAPGGPPPGIHDPDLFVDPSRLRARFARHGISLTTWGLRPATIDYLRFLVARQRPVRFVRTKSVAGLYQGVGRKDPSWTL, translated from the coding sequence GTGTCACGGCCGCGCAACGACCTGAGGCAATACGACGACCTGCAGGACCAGTGGTGGCGACCTGACGGCGCCTTCGCGGCGTTGCACTGGCTGGCCCGATCCCGCGCGGAGCTGATCCCCGACGCCAAACGGCAAGGTGCTGTTCTCCTCGACCTGGCCTGTGGCGGCGGGCTTCTCGCTCCACTCGTCACCGGGTACCGGCACATCGGTCTGGATGCGGTCGCTTCCGCTCTCAGGGTCGCGGTGCAGCACGGGCTGACCGGGGTCCGGGGTGACGTCCACCATCTGCCGTTCCGTTCTGCCTGCGCGGACGTTGTCGTGGCGGGCGAGATCTTCGAGCACATCGCGGATGTCGAGAAGATGATCGACGAGATCGCGCGCGTTCTGCGCCCGGGCGGCATCGTCATCTTCGACACGCTTAACGACACGCGCTGGTCGCGGTTCTCCATGGTCTCCGTGGGCGAACGCGCCCCCGGCGGACCCCCTCCCGGCATACACGACCCCGATCTATTCGTTGACCCTTCCCGCTTGCGCGCCCGCTTTGCCCGTCACGGGATCAGCCTCACCACCTGGGGACTTCGTCCGGCGACGATTGATTACCTGCGATTCCTCGTCGCTCGTCAGCGGCCCGTGCGTTTCGTCCGCACGAAGTCGGTGGCCGGGCTGTACCAGGGGGTAGGTCGGAAGGATCCGTCATGGACGCTGTAG